One Romboutsia sp. 13368 genomic window carries:
- a CDS encoding DUF4397 domain-containing protein, with protein MDCFEVKNNSSLVRVFHAVPDVQAVDVYVNGQMVFTNLAFGDFTNYIYLDEGEYNIAIYASGETDQPAINQMVDIPSQQIFTVAATGDLNDLSLLVIPDKITKSPSQRYSAVRIIHLSPTAPGVDIVVNGDTLFEDIEFREGTDYVDLNPGTYNINIVLNSDKSVVLPLKVTLNEDKIYTLYVIGNPPGLRAVQVIDGNTYVCR; from the coding sequence ATGGATTGCTTTGAAGTGAAAAATAATAGTTCCTTAGTAAGAGTTTTTCATGCTGTACCTGATGTTCAAGCTGTAGATGTGTATGTTAATGGTCAAATGGTTTTTACTAATTTAGCATTTGGTGATTTTACTAATTATATATATTTAGATGAAGGTGAATATAATATTGCTATATATGCTTCAGGAGAAACAGATCAACCTGCCATAAATCAAATGGTAGATATACCATCACAACAAATATTTACAGTAGCTGCTACTGGAGATTTAAATGATTTAAGTTTATTAGTAATACCTGATAAAATAACAAAATCACCATCTCAAAGATATAGTGCGGTTAGAATAATACATTTATCACCAACTGCACCTGGAGTAGATATAGTTGTTAATGGTGACACATTATTTGAAGACATAGAGTTTAGAGAAGGAACAGATTATGTTGATTTAAATCCTGGAACGTATAATATAAATATTGTATTAAATAGTGATAAAAGTGTTGTACTACCACTTAAGGTAACATTAAATGAAGACAAAATATATACTCTATATGTAATAGGTAACCCACCTGGTTTAAGAGCTGTTCAAGTTATAGATGGAAATACTTATGTTTGTAGATAA
- a CDS encoding [FeFe] hydrogenase, group A, giving the protein MSDKKTTLIQSSLGSVFSVFGEEELKQITEEGKRKVAVSGKINKPGIIEVPENATLNDIIDICGGILNKKKFKAAQLGIPFGGFLIEDSLDKVLDFNLFDKNSSRSIIILSEEDCIVQYATFYVNYLIGKIEDDNKSEIYNKYLEVKEEVYRIWRVLDRISKGRSNMRDIYLLRRLSSEIKEKLNQSNNIIQEIIGNFYGEIEEHIEESICKTSQCNHLTKLTITDRCIGCGACKRACPVDCIDGERKEQHYINYTRCTHCGACVSACPVNAITAGDNTFKFLRDLATPNKLVITQMAPAVRVAIGEVFGFEPGTNVEKKIASGLRKLGVDYVFDTTWAADVTIMEEATEFQQRLEKHLAGDKDVKLPILTSCCPAWVKFIEQNYADMLDVPSSTKSPMQIFATVAKDLWAKDKGIPRDSLICVAIMPCIAKKYEASRPEFSRGMNYDVDYVITTNELIKIFEDSGINLNEIEDQEIDSIMGEYTGGGIIFGRTGGVIEAATRMTVEKMTGQKLEKVEFHELRGFDGFRSCDVEVGNLKLRIGVAHGLREAAKMLDKIRSGEEFYHAIEIMACTGGCVGGGGQPKAKKRVETLKQRAEGLNDIDRSLNLRVSNENPHVQAIYDKYLDYPMSHKAHELLHTKYFVRVKNTKK; this is encoded by the coding sequence ATGTCAGATAAAAAAACTACGCTTATCCAAAGTTCTCTAGGATCTGTATTTTCTGTTTTTGGGGAAGAAGAGTTAAAACAAATTACAGAAGAGGGAAAAAGAAAAGTTGCAGTATCTGGAAAAATAAACAAACCAGGAATAATAGAGGTGCCAGAAAATGCAACACTTAATGATATAATAGATATTTGTGGGGGCATATTAAACAAAAAGAAATTTAAAGCAGCACAACTTGGAATTCCATTTGGTGGATTTTTAATCGAAGATAGCTTAGATAAAGTTTTAGACTTTAATTTATTTGATAAAAATAGTAGTAGAAGCATTATAATATTATCTGAAGAAGACTGTATAGTTCAATATGCAACTTTCTATGTAAACTATTTAATAGGTAAAATAGAAGATGATAATAAAAGTGAAATATATAATAAATACTTAGAAGTTAAAGAAGAGGTATATAGAATTTGGAGGGTATTAGATCGTATAAGTAAGGGAAGGTCTAATATGCGTGATATATATTTACTAAGAAGATTATCTAGTGAAATAAAAGAAAAATTAAATCAAAGTAATAATATAATACAAGAGATTATAGGTAATTTCTATGGAGAAATCGAAGAACATATAGAGGAGAGTATCTGTAAAACATCACAATGTAATCACCTTACAAAACTTACTATTACAGATAGATGTATAGGATGCGGTGCATGTAAAAGAGCATGTCCTGTAGATTGCATAGATGGAGAACGTAAAGAACAACATTACATAAATTATACAAGATGTACTCACTGTGGTGCTTGTGTATCAGCATGTCCAGTAAATGCTATAACAGCAGGAGATAATACATTTAAATTCTTAAGAGATTTAGCTACACCAAATAAATTAGTTATAACTCAAATGGCTCCAGCTGTAAGGGTTGCTATAGGTGAAGTATTTGGATTTGAACCTGGTACAAATGTTGAGAAAAAAATCGCTTCAGGACTTAGAAAATTAGGTGTAGATTATGTATTTGATACTACCTGGGCAGCAGACGTAACAATAATGGAAGAAGCAACTGAGTTCCAACAAAGATTAGAAAAACATTTAGCAGGAGATAAAGATGTTAAGCTTCCAATACTTACTTCTTGTTGTCCAGCATGGGTTAAATTTATAGAACAAAATTATGCAGATATGCTAGATGTTCCATCATCTACAAAATCACCTATGCAAATCTTTGCAACAGTAGCAAAAGACTTATGGGCAAAAGATAAAGGTATTCCAAGAGACAGTCTTATATGTGTTGCCATAATGCCTTGTATTGCTAAAAAGTATGAAGCATCTAGACCTGAATTTTCAAGAGGTATGAACTATGATGTAGACTATGTTATAACAACTAATGAGCTTATAAAAATATTTGAAGATTCAGGTATAAACTTAAATGAAATAGAAGATCAAGAAATAGATTCAATAATGGGTGAATATACTGGTGGAGGTATAATATTTGGTAGAACAGGTGGAGTTATAGAAGCTGCCACTAGAATGACAGTTGAAAAAATGACAGGACAAAAACTAGAAAAAGTAGAATTCCACGAACTTAGAGGATTTGATGGATTTAGAAGTTGTGATGTAGAAGTAGGGAATCTTAAACTTAGAATAGGGGTTGCTCATGGTCTTAGAGAAGCTGCAAAAATGCTTGATAAAATAAGATCTGGAGAAGAATTCTATCATGCTATAGAAATAATGGCATGTACAGGAGGATGTGTAGGTGGAGGTGGTCAACCTAAAGCTAAGAAAAGAGTTGAAACACTAAAACAAAGAGCTGAAGGATTAAATGATATAGATAGATCACTTAATCTTAGAGTGTCAAATGAAAATCCTCATGTTCAAGCTATATATGATAAATACCTAGATTACCCAATGAGCCATAAAGCTCATGAATTACTTCATACAAAATATTTTGTAAGGGTAAAAAATACTAAAAAATAA